One Dialister invisus DSM 15470 genomic region harbors:
- a CDS encoding sodium ion-translocating decarboxylase subunit beta yields MTSTETIFKELFAGVMEMSDPAVWTMFAIGGILIWLGVKKDYEPVLLFPMGVGCILANIPGHFAVIPVGGGEPGFLQVLYEAGIANELFPVLIFVAVGAMCDFTPLIRQPYVMLFAAAAHLGIFAAALLASAFGFPFNQAAAIGIIGAADGPTTIFVAQKFATELLAPLTVTAFCYMSLVPIIQPPIIRLLTTKRERRIRMAYKEEKPVSWTARFLFPFMVVLFAGILAPISVPLIGALMFGNMLKVSGVVDSLASTAQNEVANLVTLFLGITVGATMTAENILTLDVLKILILGAAAFIFDTVGGVLFAKLANLFLKQKLNPMIGACGISAFPMSGRIVAKMALKEDPSNFIIQHAMGVNVAGQVASVVAGGLVLALIPVLS; encoded by the coding sequence ATGACAAGCACGGAAACAATTTTTAAGGAACTTTTTGCAGGGGTTATGGAGATGTCGGATCCCGCTGTCTGGACTATGTTCGCCATCGGCGGGATTCTGATCTGGCTCGGAGTGAAAAAGGATTATGAGCCGGTGCTTCTCTTTCCTATGGGAGTGGGCTGTATATTGGCAAATATACCGGGGCATTTTGCCGTTATCCCGGTGGGAGGCGGGGAGCCGGGCTTTTTGCAGGTTCTTTATGAAGCGGGAATTGCCAATGAGCTGTTTCCTGTCCTGATTTTTGTGGCGGTAGGCGCGATGTGTGATTTTACGCCGCTTATCCGACAGCCTTATGTCATGCTTTTTGCGGCAGCGGCCCATTTAGGTATTTTTGCAGCGGCGCTTCTGGCATCAGCTTTTGGATTTCCTTTCAACCAGGCGGCGGCGATTGGCATCATCGGCGCGGCGGACGGTCCGACGACGATTTTTGTGGCGCAGAAATTTGCTACAGAACTTCTGGCGCCCCTCACGGTGACGGCATTCTGCTATATGTCCCTTGTCCCGATTATCCAGCCGCCTATTATCAGACTGCTGACGACAAAGCGTGAAAGACGTATCCGTATGGCATATAAAGAAGAAAAGCCCGTGTCCTGGACAGCACGTTTCCTTTTCCCTTTCATGGTGGTGCTTTTTGCAGGTATTCTGGCTCCTATTTCCGTACCGCTCATTGGCGCGCTCATGTTCGGCAATATGCTGAAAGTATCGGGCGTTGTGGATTCTCTGGCAAGTACGGCACAGAATGAAGTCGCCAATCTGGTGACGCTCTTTCTCGGCATTACGGTAGGCGCTACGATGACGGCGGAAAATATCCTTACCCTTGATGTCCTGAAGATCCTTATCCTCGGTGCGGCGGCGTTTATTTTCGATACGGTGGGCGGCGTGCTTTTTGCAAAGCTGGCAAATCTCTTCCTCAAGCAAAAACTGAATCCTATGATCGGCGCCTGTGGTATTTCCGCGTTCCCCATGTCGGGGCGCATTGTTGCCAAGATGGCTTTGAAAGAAGATCCTTCCAATTTCATTATCCAGCACGCCATGGGCGTCAATGTGGCGGGACAGGTCGCTTCCGTCGTCGCCGGCGGCCTTGTGCTTGCTCTTATTCCCGTTTTGTCATAA
- a CDS encoding aminopeptidase has translation MKETYSRSKSVWQRMNARERKAAMAYGEKYKAFLDTARTERLAAAEIIRRAEEKGFKPVYTMKSIKAGDKVYWNQKDKSVILAVIGKEPVHEGIKIVGSHIDSPRLDLKANPVHEQDGIVYFRTHYYGGIKKYQWTCIPLALIGVVFTKDGKKVDINIGLKDSDPVFYVSDLLIHMAQDQMKKTLAEGITGEQLQAVAGTHSEEGQTPKDAIMALLKKEYGIEEEDFAAAELELVPATKSRDVGFDRSLIASYGQDDRVCSYANLEAILDAKPGVKTQAALLTDKEEIGSYGNTGMESSYFVKFVMKLLALQGQGSLLDFYETMENSEMLSADVNSCLDPMFPEVSEKDNASFLGYGVNLTKYGGSRGKAGSNDANAEFLQKVRKIFNDAGVCWQIGELGKVDQGGGGTIAFMMANWGAEVVDCGTSMLSMHAPCDLLSKADAYETYLAYKAFFESR, from the coding sequence ATGAAAGAAACATACAGCAGAAGCAAATCCGTCTGGCAGCGGATGAATGCCCGTGAGCGCAAGGCCGCCATGGCATACGGTGAAAAATACAAGGCGTTCCTTGATACGGCACGCACGGAAAGACTGGCGGCAGCGGAAATTATCCGCCGTGCGGAAGAAAAGGGATTTAAACCTGTCTATACCATGAAGTCGATCAAAGCGGGAGACAAGGTATATTGGAACCAGAAAGATAAATCCGTTATTTTGGCGGTGATTGGGAAAGAACCTGTCCATGAAGGCATCAAAATCGTGGGATCCCATATTGATTCGCCCCGTCTGGATCTGAAAGCCAATCCGGTTCATGAACAGGACGGCATTGTGTACTTCCGTACCCACTACTACGGCGGGATTAAGAAATACCAGTGGACCTGCATTCCGCTGGCGCTCATCGGAGTGGTATTCACAAAAGACGGTAAAAAAGTGGATATCAATATCGGACTGAAAGACAGCGATCCCGTTTTCTATGTATCCGACCTGCTTATCCACATGGCGCAGGACCAGATGAAGAAGACTCTGGCAGAAGGGATTACGGGAGAACAGCTCCAGGCTGTCGCGGGCACCCATTCTGAAGAAGGGCAGACGCCGAAAGATGCCATCATGGCGCTTTTGAAAAAGGAATACGGGATTGAAGAGGAAGACTTCGCCGCCGCCGAATTGGAACTTGTTCCCGCCACAAAGAGCCGCGACGTCGGATTCGACCGTTCCCTCATTGCTTCTTACGGACAGGATGACCGCGTATGTTCCTACGCGAATCTGGAAGCCATCCTGGACGCGAAACCCGGTGTGAAGACCCAGGCCGCTCTTCTTACGGATAAGGAAGAAATTGGATCTTATGGAAATACGGGAATGGAGTCTTCCTATTTTGTGAAATTTGTGATGAAACTCCTTGCGCTGCAGGGACAGGGAAGTCTTCTTGATTTCTATGAAACCATGGAAAACAGCGAGATGCTTTCTGCCGATGTCAATTCCTGTCTTGATCCCATGTTCCCGGAAGTTTCTGAAAAAGACAACGCTTCTTTCCTGGGATACGGGGTTAACCTGACCAAGTACGGCGGTTCCCGCGGCAAGGCGGGCAGCAATGATGCCAATGCGGAATTTTTGCAGAAGGTCAGAAAAATCTTTAATGATGCCGGTGTATGCTGGCAAATCGGCGAACTGGGAAAAGTCGACCAGGGCGGCGGCGGAACAATTGCTTTCATGATGGCGAACTGGGGCGCGGAAGTGGTAGACTGCGGCACGTCCATGCTGTCCATGCACGCTCCCTGCGACCTGCTGTCCAAGGCGGACGCTTACGAAACGTACCTGGCGTACAAGGCATTCTTTGAAAGCAGGTAA
- a CDS encoding TRAP transporter permease has protein sequence MDEHQSGVKLEEALEAKKELDAKAQKILEEKEADSRMRTYTGPLGRAVAVLLCVWTAFQLYFTTIGAISAVNLRAIHCIFLLVFTFLLFPTFKKETRKRKLPPLWDVAFILCSAGSLLYLILNYTRIARTGGRISDMEAAIALVAVVCVFEAARRASGNLAVLAGIFLAYNWFGAYLPGYLGHNGFTLKRVLITQFWGTQGILGTGIGVSATYIFLFVVFGAFLKYSGFSKFINDFSLTLVGTTSGGPAKVAVIASGLMGMINGSAIANVATTGTITIPLMKRTGYKSEFAGAVEAVASTGGQFTPPIMGAVGFVMAEFLNLSYTYVALAAVTPALLYYIGLLLAVHFEAKRLGLSGIARENIPDALSVIKEQGHLVLPLVSLIGLMFTGFTPLYAAVISIFITVAASWLRKETRMTGDKIIAAVIEGARSAVSVGVCCVIIGVIIGTVTLTSMGLNMGYLILSLLQDNHVYLAGFLVMIMSAILGMGVPGVAAYVIVQAVAVPVLIKAGVLPLIAHMFCLIYACLSNITPPVAMSAYVASGIAGSDQTKTGLMAVRLGLIGFIIPFFFLDNPVLLIGVDPAATAVETLWAVFSAAVGTFALVGALEGWILCKCGWAERIVLFIASPLLLFPGTMTDFVGFAGIAAVIGFQFLQRRKET, from the coding sequence ATGGATGAACATCAGTCCGGCGTAAAGCTGGAAGAAGCGTTGGAAGCAAAAAAAGAACTTGATGCAAAAGCGCAGAAAATACTTGAGGAGAAGGAAGCGGACTCCCGTATGAGGACATATACGGGACCGTTAGGCAGGGCGGTAGCCGTACTGCTGTGCGTGTGGACGGCATTCCAGCTGTATTTCACGACCATCGGAGCAATCAGTGCCGTCAATCTGCGGGCGATCCACTGTATCTTTCTTCTTGTTTTTACATTTTTATTATTTCCGACGTTTAAAAAAGAAACGCGGAAAAGAAAGCTTCCGCCCCTTTGGGACGTGGCATTTATCCTTTGTTCCGCAGGCAGTCTCCTTTATCTCATTTTGAATTATACCCGTATCGCCCGGACGGGAGGACGTATTTCCGATATGGAGGCAGCCATTGCCTTAGTCGCGGTGGTTTGTGTTTTTGAAGCGGCCCGGCGGGCATCGGGAAATCTGGCGGTACTTGCGGGAATTTTTCTTGCGTATAATTGGTTCGGCGCGTACCTGCCCGGCTATCTCGGTCATAACGGTTTCACTTTGAAGCGCGTGCTGATTACCCAATTCTGGGGAACGCAGGGCATTCTCGGCACGGGCATCGGCGTTTCGGCGACTTATATATTTCTTTTTGTTGTTTTTGGCGCGTTTCTGAAATATTCGGGCTTTTCCAAATTCATTAATGATTTTTCGCTTACCCTTGTAGGAACGACTTCCGGCGGCCCCGCGAAGGTGGCGGTCATCGCGTCGGGCCTTATGGGGATGATTAACGGTTCCGCCATTGCCAATGTGGCGACGACAGGAACGATTACGATTCCGCTCATGAAACGGACAGGGTATAAAAGCGAATTTGCAGGCGCCGTAGAAGCGGTGGCCTCTACCGGCGGACAGTTTACGCCGCCGATTATGGGGGCGGTCGGTTTTGTCATGGCGGAGTTTTTAAACCTGTCCTATACCTATGTGGCACTGGCAGCTGTCACACCGGCGCTGCTCTACTATATCGGCCTGCTTCTGGCGGTTCATTTTGAAGCGAAGCGGCTCGGGCTTTCGGGGATCGCCAGGGAAAATATTCCCGATGCATTGTCGGTGATAAAAGAACAGGGACATCTTGTCCTTCCCCTGGTGAGCCTTATCGGGCTGATGTTTACAGGATTCACCCCGCTTTATGCGGCGGTTATTTCCATTTTCATCACTGTGGCGGCAAGCTGGCTCCGCAAAGAAACAAGAATGACAGGAGATAAGATTATTGCCGCTGTTATTGAGGGCGCGCGGAGCGCCGTTTCCGTAGGGGTATGCTGCGTCATCATCGGCGTCATTATCGGTACGGTCACACTGACATCCATGGGACTGAACATGGGCTATCTCATTCTGTCTCTTCTGCAGGATAATCATGTGTACCTTGCCGGTTTCCTTGTCATGATCATGTCCGCTATTTTGGGGATGGGCGTTCCCGGCGTCGCGGCGTATGTCATTGTCCAGGCGGTTGCTGTTCCTGTCCTTATCAAGGCGGGGGTGCTGCCTCTTATTGCCCACATGTTCTGCCTGATTTATGCCTGCCTTTCCAATATCACGCCGCCTGTAGCCATGTCAGCCTATGTGGCGTCTGGGATTGCCGGTTCTGATCAGACGAAGACGGGACTTATGGCGGTGCGTCTCGGGCTTATCGGTTTTATTATTCCTTTCTTTTTTCTGGATAATCCCGTTCTTCTCATCGGTGTCGATCCGGCGGCGACCGCCGTGGAAACCCTTTGGGCTGTTTTCAGCGCGGCGGTGGGGACGTTTGCCCTCGTCGGCGCATTGGAAGGCTGGATTCTATGCAAGTGCGGATGGGCGGAACGGATTGTACTTTTCATTGCTTCGCCGCTTCTCCTTTTTCCCGGAACGATGACAGACTTTGTCGGATTTGCAGGGATTGCCGCGGTTATAGGATTCCAGTTCCTGCAGCGGAGAAAAGAAACTTGA
- a CDS encoding TAXI family TRAP transporter solute-binding subunit, whose translation MNMKHLKKAAAVSLAALAAAGMIAGCGGEKKASAPSSQPAAQTVKINFPTAGASGALYAVGAAITNMWNNNVPGVQAASQASAGGIANLNMVSDGEAQVSIAISSNVYQCLNGTDSFKDHPYKDLKVIAGLYMNPNQVVVTAKSGIQTLADVKGKRFAVASAGSSVYNESNAHFTAAGLKFPDDIQAEYITFTDAADMLQNGSIDGAWIMSGVPASAVTQALTGGAHLVDIDDQLVKELKAKYPWYASYTIKAGTYPNQDRDVHTTAVKMVMFTRGDMPEDVVYNLTKAFWEHIDELGQAQKNLKGLKPEDAVKDIAGVPLHPGAERYYREIGVLK comes from the coding sequence ATGAACATGAAGCATTTGAAAAAAGCGGCGGCGGTTTCACTGGCGGCTTTAGCCGCAGCAGGGATGATAGCAGGCTGTGGCGGAGAAAAGAAAGCATCGGCGCCGTCATCACAGCCGGCAGCGCAGACGGTGAAAATTAATTTTCCGACGGCTGGCGCGTCAGGCGCCCTGTATGCGGTGGGGGCGGCAATCACCAATATGTGGAACAATAACGTTCCCGGTGTGCAGGCAGCGAGCCAGGCTTCCGCAGGCGGAATTGCCAACCTGAATATGGTTTCCGACGGCGAAGCGCAGGTGTCCATCGCTATTTCCAGCAATGTGTACCAATGTCTCAACGGGACGGACAGTTTCAAAGATCATCCTTATAAAGATTTGAAAGTGATTGCCGGTCTTTACATGAATCCGAACCAGGTGGTGGTCACTGCCAAGTCGGGCATTCAGACTTTGGCTGATGTAAAAGGAAAGCGTTTTGCCGTAGCGTCGGCAGGATCTTCTGTATATAACGAAAGCAATGCCCACTTCACCGCGGCGGGACTGAAATTTCCTGATGACATCCAGGCGGAGTACATTACCTTTACCGATGCTGCCGATATGCTTCAAAACGGCTCTATTGACGGCGCGTGGATCATGAGCGGCGTTCCCGCTTCCGCCGTCACCCAGGCTTTGACCGGCGGCGCACACCTGGTAGATATCGATGATCAGCTCGTGAAAGAACTGAAAGCGAAGTATCCCTGGTATGCAAGTTATACTATCAAGGCGGGGACCTATCCGAACCAGGACAGAGACGTCCATACCACGGCGGTTAAAATGGTTATGTTCACCCGCGGGGATATGCCGGAAGATGTGGTGTATAATCTGACGAAAGCTTTCTGGGAACATATCGACGAACTGGGGCAGGCACAGAAGAACCTGAAAGGCCTCAAGCCGGAAGACGCGGTGAAAGATATCGCAGGTGTGCCGCTCCATCCCGGCGCTGAAAGATACTATAGGGAAATCGGTGTATTGAAATAA
- a CDS encoding ABC transporter substrate-binding protein codes for MKKWMKLTAAAVAATALIYGCGGNSGGEKKADDGEKQIAVVQVMQHGSLDAANQGFLDGLKERGYGADKISVDQQNAQGDQSNLKTIASRFKANRPDLICAISTPAAQAVANEIHDLPIIGCAITDFETAKLVKSNSRPETNVTGVNDRGPVEKQVDMGLKFLPAAKRLGLIYSSSEVNSQIQADQAKAHAASLGLTVVERTVSSVNDIQQAAESMVGQVDFIYVPTDNVIASSIPTLVKVTDPAKIPVFVGADSMAKDGALGSLSVDFYKSGIQAGHMAADVLDGKIKTQDTAVEDPEVLEVIINKKSVETLGLTIPDEYKNAKMVG; via the coding sequence ATGAAAAAATGGATGAAACTTACGGCAGCGGCAGTGGCGGCAACAGCTTTGATCTATGGATGCGGAGGAAACAGTGGCGGAGAGAAGAAGGCAGATGACGGGGAAAAACAGATTGCTGTGGTGCAGGTGATGCAGCATGGTTCTCTTGATGCGGCCAATCAAGGATTTCTTGACGGCTTGAAAGAAAGGGGCTACGGCGCGGACAAAATTTCAGTAGACCAGCAGAATGCCCAGGGAGACCAGTCAAATTTAAAGACCATTGCGTCCCGTTTCAAGGCCAATCGTCCTGATCTTATCTGCGCGATTTCCACACCTGCCGCACAGGCGGTAGCCAATGAAATTCATGACCTGCCCATTATCGGGTGCGCCATTACTGATTTTGAAACGGCGAAACTGGTAAAATCGAACAGCCGGCCGGAAACGAACGTGACCGGCGTTAATGACCGCGGCCCTGTGGAGAAGCAGGTAGATATGGGACTTAAGTTCCTTCCCGCGGCTAAACGTCTTGGACTGATTTATTCCTCCAGCGAAGTGAACAGCCAGATCCAGGCAGACCAGGCGAAAGCCCATGCGGCGTCCCTCGGCCTTACTGTGGTGGAACGGACCGTTTCCTCCGTCAATGATATCCAGCAGGCAGCGGAATCCATGGTGGGACAGGTAGATTTCATCTATGTTCCCACGGATAACGTGATCGCTTCTTCCATTCCCACTTTGGTCAAGGTGACGGATCCCGCGAAGATTCCTGTATTCGTAGGTGCGGACAGCATGGCGAAAGACGGCGCGCTCGGCTCGCTCTCCGTGGATTTCTACAAGTCCGGTATACAGGCAGGACATATGGCAGCGGATGTGCTTGACGGGAAAATCAAAACACAGGATACCGCCGTAGAGGATCCTGAAGTTCTGGAAGTTATCATTAATAAAAAATCGGTCGAAACTTTGGGGCTTACGATCCCTGACGAATATAAAAACGCGAAAATGGTGGGATAA
- a CDS encoding TonB-dependent receptor plug domain-containing protein, whose translation MKKTLVMAAAAVLTGSMAYPSLAEEYVFEMAPVVVTANRMNENLVDARADISVVTSRQIEKLHLNTVEDALRTVPGTQYLNYGGNGLNANLSGIRINGSKDIILLVDGVRVTDFNGANNSGYMYSSLLNNMDNVERIEVLRGSAGALYGSGAKGGVINIITKNPGEKKTTVDIARGTGGREMYKLTTMGRVGKFSYMAYYDKLLIGDTKSGDGRLWPGHTHTLSDGVKFAYDFTDKHSLSLSYDKMKSRYRGYDFVYSNRYHGDYKSDMLTLQDKISIGKHWDNQFTYRRNKVKTNYFQDYDMNAQSNWGISSDYTYDIIGEQVSFHDEWNRLTFGVDYSKGRDNVLRAAGFDVNGNPVKTNHWYENYSFYIQEDWNFLPRWSLSGGLRHDRPETDQYTADFSSHTSKSYRLSYEVTPRDTVYAGRNDFYILPGLDVLYIPQYGNAKVRPAYGHTDTVGYSHVFSDTTMFTFNWFRTKDEQSIGYDTSSKKYKNFNQGVSRGWNAQLISQIGSKWSANVGWAHLYSNVPGDNFSLGYSPKDKLTFDMIYHNKKFTGGLDGFYFIRRKNPVNGDLKGWPDDKYGIYNLSFNYEPRKDFNFYLKINNIFDKLWAEHTDVIWSDHTPGTWYSMPGRTWLFGVKMEV comes from the coding sequence ATGAAGAAGACATTGGTAATGGCGGCTGCAGCAGTTTTAACCGGAAGCATGGCATACCCTTCGCTGGCAGAGGAGTATGTTTTTGAGATGGCGCCCGTTGTTGTCACAGCGAATCGCATGAATGAAAATTTGGTGGATGCCAGAGCCGATATCAGTGTAGTTACGAGCCGGCAGATTGAGAAACTCCATCTGAATACCGTGGAAGATGCGCTGCGTACAGTGCCGGGGACACAGTATCTGAATTATGGCGGAAATGGATTGAATGCCAATTTAAGTGGGATCCGGATTAATGGGAGTAAGGATATTATACTGCTTGTGGACGGTGTACGTGTAACAGATTTCAACGGCGCGAATAATTCAGGGTATATGTATTCTTCTCTGCTGAATAATATGGATAATGTCGAACGTATCGAAGTGCTACGCGGCAGTGCCGGCGCGTTGTATGGAAGTGGCGCCAAAGGCGGTGTGATCAATATCATCACCAAGAATCCCGGGGAAAAGAAAACGACCGTGGATATAGCCAGAGGAACCGGCGGACGGGAAATGTATAAGCTGACTACGATGGGAAGAGTAGGGAAGTTTTCCTACATGGCCTATTATGACAAATTGCTGATAGGTGATACCAAATCCGGTGACGGAAGGCTATGGCCCGGGCACACCCATACCTTATCGGACGGAGTGAAATTTGCTTATGATTTTACTGATAAACATTCTCTTTCCTTAAGTTATGACAAAATGAAGTCAAGATATAGAGGATATGATTTTGTGTATTCAAACCGGTATCATGGCGATTATAAGTCCGATATGCTGACTCTGCAGGATAAGATATCCATCGGGAAGCATTGGGATAACCAGTTTACTTACCGCCGGAATAAAGTAAAGACAAATTATTTTCAGGATTATGACATGAATGCGCAGTCCAATTGGGGGATAAGCAGCGACTATACTTATGACATCATCGGCGAGCAGGTGAGCTTCCATGATGAATGGAACCGGCTGACTTTTGGTGTGGATTATTCAAAGGGAAGGGACAATGTTCTTCGGGCGGCAGGATTTGACGTAAATGGGAATCCGGTCAAAACAAACCACTGGTATGAAAATTATTCTTTTTATATACAGGAAGATTGGAATTTCCTGCCACGGTGGTCTCTTTCCGGAGGCCTGCGGCATGACCGCCCTGAGACTGATCAGTATACTGCCGATTTTTCCAGCCATACATCCAAAAGCTACCGCCTGAGCTATGAAGTTACACCGAGGGATACCGTGTATGCGGGACGCAATGATTTCTACATTCTGCCGGGGCTTGATGTTCTTTATATTCCCCAGTATGGAAATGCCAAAGTCAGACCTGCTTACGGGCATACGGATACCGTCGGATACAGCCATGTATTCAGTGATACGACTATGTTTACCTTTAACTGGTTCAGAACAAAAGATGAACAATCTATCGGATATGATACTTCATCAAAAAAATATAAAAACTTTAATCAGGGTGTTTCAAGAGGATGGAACGCCCAGCTGATTTCGCAGATCGGGAGCAAATGGAGCGCCAATGTAGGATGGGCGCATTTGTACTCCAATGTTCCTGGGGATAATTTTTCTCTCGGATATTCGCCGAAAGATAAACTTACTTTTGACATGATCTATCACAATAAGAAGTTCACCGGAGGTCTGGACGGATTCTATTTTATTCGGAGAAAGAACCCGGTAAACGGTGATTTGAAAGGGTGGCCGGACGATAAATACGGAATTTATAACCTGAGTTTCAATTATGAACCGAGAAAAGATTTTAATTTTTATCTGAAAATCAATAATATTTTCGATAAACTTTGGGCGGAGCATACAGATGTCATATGGAGCGACCATACGCCGGGAACATGGTATTCCATGCCGGGGCGTACATGGCTGTTCGGCGTGAAGATGGAAGTGTAA